One Vitis vinifera cultivar Pinot Noir 40024 chromosome 15, ASM3070453v1 genomic window, TTCAAACGTTTTTATaatggatatttttttttttaatatcaaattatattatattatattatatatttttttatgtttttaaaaaaatatataaatttatgtttattcttgaaattataatttatttaatatttaaattttaatataaatatattaaaaatagtcttctaaaaaatctaataaatgaattttaaattatataaatcaaataatttaaacttaATCCCATCAActtaaatctaatttaaataatctaaatttaatttgagGTTTAAAAAATAAGGTAAGATTCGACTTGGGTTGCATATTGGATTGGGCGATCAACCCTTGCTGCctacttttaatcaaataaccctttaaCATTTTATGCGCCCTTTAACATTTTATGCGCCGAAAAATAGAAATGGTAAAAGTTCATGTTGGATGACATTTTTATTGGGAGAAAgtaatttcagaaaaaaaaaaaaaaaaaaaaaccctgaaAATAAACTTCCTTTTCCCCTCAATTCAGTGGGTGTGGGAGGAGATGAGATTCAACAccaaaacatgaaaaacaaaaatcaccCTTTTCAATTACTCAATATCACTTTCGATGAGAATTACAAGAGATCCTCAGAAATCGTCGTAAATTGagaaaaccctagaaaatgaagaagacaCCCGAACGGAAGTCTAATCGGAAACGTCGTCGTCTCGATTCTTTTTGGGCTTGCGATAATTCTCCTCGATGTGCTTAGCCATGACAAGGCCAGTATTAGCGAGTTTCCTGACATTGGGAACGTTGTAGTTCTGAGCGATATACACTCCACAGACGGTTCCCACCATGAACATGAAACTGCTTCTGATTATACCcatttttttatcttgatcTTGATCTGATCCACCGACACAGAGGGCTTTGCGAGATGGAGACGGAAATGGGTTTAAGAGTTCAGAGCTTGATGCAGCTTTAAATGGACGCCCTCAGCGTTAACCCCTTCTCCAAGGCAAAGAGTCAACCGCTCCTCATCACTTGATTGGCTTATTCCTATTCCAAAAGCTTCATTTAAAAGCActtccttgttttcttttttaaagaaaattattttttaggaaacTTATTAGTTTTTTCAATGGCTGGACatcttttccaatttttattttttttttacctttaaggataatatgaaaaaagaaaaaaaaaattaaaattatctatGGACCAGCGGGTATATGAACTATTATACTAATTATAATCTATTAGGAAGGATGATATGTATATTAAGAGTTAATTTTgtagtgattttttaaaatatttttaatatttataatatttagaaaaattatcattcaaacattaaaaatattagaaacgttttttaaaattattatcaaacacattctatattgtttgtttttttagctttttacttaaaataatttattttcaaaatttaggttatttactttttttattttttcataatttattatatattttttattaaatagaaaaaactaaaatatgtagttttttttaaataaaaaaaaataacatattgatttttctttactttttattttttaatacttaatagaaataaaatactataaaaacaaataacttaatatttaacattattaagtattaaggttatatttaaattaagtaaaaaaacaaacatcactaGGTTCAAAATCCTACaagattaaatttttaagaaaattggtgtTCAACGTaatattaaatgatatttatcattttcttttattaaaaggaATTAACTGATAGtttatggatttttttcccccttcaaaataattaaaatttaaatttgattatattttttttgttcacaaaaaacaaatttgtataTACAAATTTATGTGTTTATGCCAAAATttcaagaaggaaaaaattaaataaattgaaatttatacTTGTTTGAAGAAGTATAactcttataaatttttttcggtaatatttggttctcaaaaaatactcagataaaaaaaatcttaagaaaaattattttacaatatttaatAGCATCatggaaaatgattaaatatagttaaaattaattaaaaacttatatattttaaaattatttaattttaatattaaaaagttaaaataagtaaaataaatttgaaataacttataaaaataatttattaattttaaatctttttttatttttatttttttgtatttcatttttaattttcctttccttacatgttctttcaaacttttcgaaccaaacataaccttatttgcaaagggaaaaaacaactttaaattttaaacaatattttttagcAACTTATTTAGGTTTGAGATAAATCAAGATTAGAAGTATTCTCTTAGACTTTCAAGTGGTCTCTCTCAGATTCCGAGTGTTGTGAAATATCCCATAACGTTTAACTTCCATATCTTGATACTTTTAATccctttaaaatattatttatcaattaaaaataaaaataataaatacaaataattgttttttatatataaaatcaatttaatttaattttttattttttatttttaatatagataaaataataataatacaatacctttcaataaaataaattataaaaaattataatattttaattatttataacatataattattttaatgtgactaaatctttttaaaaatgattttcttaaaaaaatttaaaatttttcaacaaaaagttaaatGGGGCTAGGTAGGCACGACTTTGCAAAtttctatgaaaatatttttaaaataattaaaaattaaggttatttaattaaaagagtTATTGAAAGCCCTCATTCGAAAATCtaatcttctattttttttttctctttttaataaaaatgtccttgaaacaacaattaaaaatatttatgtaaaaaaaacgTGACCCTTCAAATAAAAACGTTTCGAGGAAAAATATAGAAATGGTTAGATTTACAAAATTGAGAATTATTTCATAGTTTTTATTACTCGATTATGGATTTTAATTATTGAAGAACTTACCCATATTAATCTATAAAAGACAAACGTTGCTCTGCAAATTCAGGATGATGTTCTCAAATTCAAAAGAAGAACAAtagaaaatgttagaaaaatctaagagaaaggaagaaaagaaaaaaaaaagaagaagagaaaagtgGAGACGAGACCATCCCAATACCATAAAATTAAGGGATAATTGTGTTTCGGATCTAGTTGGATCAAAAAATTAAGTCTTGATTCATATAAGTTCAATATTTAAGCCCTAGACTTAGACGAAGTggaagtgtgaaaattgagaagaagaatatgaattttttatctttccaaaaatgaaCTTGactatgaaataaataaaaaagtaaaaaaagttaatttaaattttatttcttttgcaaacctcaataaaatttaatataatttagtgatttgaaaaaaaaatacattattttccaaaaaaataaaaataaattattattatttaaaagtcaaacatcttgaaaaatatatatatttaaaattatgtacataaaaaataattgaaaatatatcaaatttattttttaaatgatatttttataatattttttaaaaaaattctaaaaataattattaaaaaaaaatttaagataataacatttctcaaatattatgatagaaaatagttttgaaaccTATATTgatctctttatattttatatcctCCGGTATCAATTATGCaatttttatgacaaaaaaCAATTGTCCCTCGAATTAAAACACAAATACATACACATGTGATAGCAATTTGTGTCTGGTGTCACCGACCTTCTGCAATTACTCTCACAGAACGACGTCGTCTGTCTTAGCCTTGGAATTCCCATAGTTTTGGTCCATGTGCTGAGCCCTGGCGCATTCAATGTGGATCCGTTTCTCAGTTCTGCAGTTTTTAGCAGCATGAGCCCCCCTTTGATTTTGATGAATGAATGTGAGAGAAAATGAGAATGGGTCGGTTTGGAGCTTTTACTGAGGGACAGTGCCCAACATTTCTTGGGAGTTGGGTCACGTTCCAACTAATTTTTGAgatttaattgttaaaaaaatacaataattttattttttaaatatgatatttcaaaatatatatttaaatttaccATACTTTAAAAGAATCCAATCGAAAATTATagataatttttaactaataatataaaatatatcatatttcagtaaatatttcaaaatatatatatatataatcctttaaatatggatgttttataaataaatttatgacttaaaaataataaaaataataaggataaatattagttaaaattagtGAGGGTAAATGTATCactttgataatttaaaataaattttaaattaactttattaaacaaccttaatacttaaaataaaaaataagtaattaattttaagttaatcaTTTAAggttaatttaacttaaaattaatttaaatcattaaaaaataaatattaagttttatcaaacatcccatttgaaaaaaaaaaattgatgattcctttctatttcttttttatttttcatcggTATCCTTTTCcatgttaaaatatatttttataaaatttattagcaaaatgaaaaaaaaatatattaatatcacAATCTATTAACATTGTCATTACTATAGAGAAAATATATTCGTGATTTATTTAGTAACaaatctaaagaaaataaattttaaaaaataatattatacgATAAAAATAGATTCATATAAGATTTACTAAGTAGCTTCTAACAATCACTAACcatttagataagaaaaatatctatttaaaataaaattgatttgcttttcataataattaattggataagaatgaaaagaaaaaaggaaaaaaaacatgagaGTGATTAGAATGCTTCTGATTAAGGGTCCccaacgggccgggccgggccctTGATATATCTAAGGCCTGTGACCCGGTCCGTGGGCCCTCAGTTGGGCGAGCTTGGCGGGCTGGGCTGGCGGGCCggggtaaaaattaaaataatttttaattttgaggaGCTAGCCACCAACTGAGCTGACCCTCTTTTGTGTAactattttgcattagttatatatatatattagaaatgttgtatgatttttgaaaaaaaataaaagtgagttggctgttcaacggtcacatgaccgttgGACATGCcactcataattcaattttaaatatatgaccGTTGAACggtcttgaaatttaaaaaaaaaaaaaaaaatcctaatatttaaatccctataaatattaaataccctcaatttttttctattctcttaactcttaagctctctcccattccacaatatttccgattattgcattttgtttcaaattattcaatattattggtggtgaaaaacaagtattggtggttcaaagagttcaaatttgaaggaatttctgTTTCGATTCTCCAAtttagtaacatacttcacattttcttttatttatttgttacattttaattttacatttattatttttagcataatattttatcaataattataattatgtcaagtggttcttgttcttcatctaatgcatgtgatagcaaaaaatttacttcaaatatatggaatttttttgatagaatagaaataaatttagaaaataataaaaaagaaataaaagaaaaatgtaaaatttgtaacaaacttcttagtggtggctcaaatgcaggtacaagtcatttaaaaaggcatcatgaaaattgtaaaactaaaaataatgtagatattagaaattatatgcaattaggtaaatatgaaagtggaaatttaaaaacattttcttatgatgaatcttattgtcgtgaagaaatgattggttatataataagagcagaacaacaTTTCAATTTCACTAATTCGCCATCACCGCCaagagataatgattaaaatattttactaaatgtatgtcatatttttatttttatttttatggttgaaaagtacaaatgattgacaaataagtaggtgccaacctagttgggatgtatttattttgtagtaatgtaaacttttcccacattttcaaatgtaatgtatacattcaatgaataaaatagttaacaataaatatttttattaatgtaacattttccatttcttgaattttttatatatatatatatattttttaaagtggCGGGCCTACGGGCCGACCTGTAtggccgggccgggcctaatTTGGGGCCCATGGCCTGGCCCATCCAGAAATGGGCTCGGGCCGGGctgcgggctttttggagacccttactTCTGATAATAACTTAGACCAtatgccccaaacatcattaGTTGTCCATACATCGGTAAGGGATGTATGGATTTTCAGGAAAAGAGGTGTCATGCTGGTCCTCATCAAGCCGCTCGGATCCCTAAAGTGAATAGAAAATTGGATCTATATTGGATCTTACTTAAATCGCTCTGTTCATCCTCTTCGGAGGAAGGTACAAAGGgatataaatatacaaaatcaAGGTACAAAGGGACACAAAGATACAAAGGGATGCCTTTAAAGTACAAAGTAATGAGACTTTTGATAAATTGCTTTTGGAGTACAAGAAAATGCGAATTTGGATAGATTGTTTATGGGGTACTAATAATTTTGTCCTTGGAGCGAAATTGGAGGACAAGAGAGCAAAATGGATAAAGAAAGGTATGGTTTGTGAATGTATTGGAGTGGAATGactcaaattaagaaaaattaataaatgtaaGTATCAATCATCTACACTTACTCTAAATATCATGAATGATCTTTTTAATATAGTAccatagttatttttttaaattccttcccatgtttatcattttaattttgtatcttaataatttttttatataaatttatttacgtggaaaaacaaatatattttaattacatctttataaaatattttttctaaatttatttattgattttggattaaagaaaaaaactacCCACTTTTTCAAAGTGTTtatcttattaaaatattaatagatttatatgtttttatgaaattaaaaaattttaaaaaaataaaaatccaatcTACCACCTCACTTCAAGCTTATCAGAAATAACAAGTTTTGGATTtgtacagaaaaaaaaaaaaaacaaaaaaaaaatagaatccaagAAAAATCTGTCCTATTTTCTACCACAACCAATTAAAaagaggatttttatttttttttaatctaataacTTCCACATTTTAATCTATAAAAGCCTCTAACACTCTTCTAAGTTCAGATTACAGGAGACAATCACAGACAAACCCAATACTAAACAACCCCATAACAATTTGTGTCTACTATCACTGACTTTCTGCAACTACTCTTCCAGAACGATGTCGTCTGTCTTGGCCTTGGATTTCCGATAGATTTGCTCCATGTGCTTAGCCCTGGCACATCCTGTGTGGGTCAGTTTCTTCATGTCTGGAACTGTGTAGTTTCGAGCAACATAAGCCCCCCAAAGGGACCCCAGTACGAAGATGAAACCACCTTTGATTATGCccattttgattttgagaatgGTATGGGAGTTGGGTCTTGAGAGACTTCAGTTTGGAGCCTCTTAATAAGGGCCAGTGCTAACATTCATGGATCTATCTTGTTGCCCAAGATTTCTTTCTTGGGGGTCAGGTAAGGTTAGTAACAACCCCTCCTCCACGGGTCAACCACGTCTTCCTCAAGTAATTCAATgaaatttaattgttttattagaCACAATCAATTATCTGTCCCAATCTGGACTAGTATATTCTATGCTTAGAATATTATATTGGGCACAGGGGGATGATTTGGTTGGACCACCTCAAACTTCCcatgacaaaaaagaaaaaaaatgaaggcagGAAAAACTGTCAGAAAGGCAATGGGCAAGGAGAAGAAAGTGAAATGAAATAACATTCTCTGTTTCATTACTTCTCCTTCTTTTTGTCGGAGTTGGGTTTGGATGTCCGAATGGCTTACGCAACCTGACTTGACAAATAAAACTGGGAAGtttttaagagttttaaaaCTGCCCAAAAactattatataatatataaataaaaaaataaaacttttttttttcactcccCCTGATAAGATCTCATGGGGTTTCATTTTGTTCGAAGTTGGGTTTAGGTGTCCAAATAGGTAGACCCAACCTGACCCAATAAATAAAAGTGAGGACAGTTGGTTGacataaatgaaataatccTCATGTTtgtgaatttaatattttttatgtttttgtttaaaaagcaacccattttttatataaatgtctttaattattttaaatatttacatgtaggttttaaatcataagaaaaaaataatgatattttagtcaaaatatgacaaaaaaaaatgaagaattagaTTTCTCAAGTTAGTTTTTAATgtcctttttaatcaaataacccataaaaaaaataaaaatattcttttctcTTCCTAAGAAGACATCCCTATTTCtgattttctatgtttttggtCTCTCTCTAAAAACCATatttctagaaaaataaaaaataaagtcttctctttatttatttgtttattttttactattttctccGTCACAACCATGGTTAAGACACTTGTATTGTAGATGTAGAGTGATTCTCATATTCGTAATTTGACGacataaaataggaaaattagtcatttatttattttttactattttcccATCACAACCATGGTTAAGACACTTGTATTGTAGATGTAAAGTGATTCTCATATTCGTAATTTcacaatataaaatagaaaaattagtCCGAATGGAAATTTTTGGGCATATCATAAGATAACCACAAATCCTTAATTTCCGCCACATTTCTTccatgaaaaaatgaaatgaaactcTCTTTTACTGCATTCGAATTTTGTACGACAACCAATTAAAAAGAGGAACTAGCATTTTCCCCTTTGTTTTTTCGACTTGTGTGTGGTCAAATACAACAATGATCTATAACACCAGTGTGATGAAAAAGCTGGGATTCAATAAAGGTTAGTTCTTGGTTCCTACCTTAGCTACATCCTCCACCCAAACTATGGTCCCCTAGAGAAGTGGAAATCATCAAGAAGAAACAAAGCAATTCCCTGGGGCCTCAGTGCTCTTGGATTTTTCTTCTGCCATGGAATCTTTTGAGATATTGCAGAAAAATTTAGAGCTGCTATCATCCACTACATTTTTACGTGGGCCATTGGAATCAATTTTCTTCCATTGATGCCAATCACACATTGTTAAAAATCCAGCTTCAACACCATCCATGGCCTAATACTAGCCACTGCTCTCACATGGATGTTACTTTCAATCTCATATACATACAAACTAAGCTGTTTGAGCACATATTTTTCTCTATATAAACCCTTTCAGTACTGCTCATGGTTTGCTGCATGAAAAGAGAAATGGCTTCCTGGGGTTCTAAGGTAGCAGCTCTTCTCATTCTCCtgaacatcttcttcttctcttgtgTCTCATGTAATGGGGTTCCATGCCCCCCCAGTACGCCTCCAGCTCCCACTGTCCCAAAGTCTCCTCCGAAGAAACCAGCTCCCACTGTCCCAACGCCTCCTCCGAAGAAATCAGCTAAGTGCCCAAAAGATACCCTTAAGTTTGGGGCGTGTGCCAACTGGCTAGGATTGGTGGGGGAGGTTGTTGGGACTCCACCTAGCAGCAAATGTTGTGCACTGGTGGCGGGTCTGGCTGATCTTGAAGCTGCATTGTGCTTTTGCACTGCAATTAAGGCCAATGTGTTGGGGGCTATCAAGGTTGAAGTGCCTGTGGCCCTGACTTTGCTTGTGAATGCATGTGGGAAGAAGGTTCCTGAAGGCTTTGTATGTGCATAGTTTCACTGTCATGGGGTGTACAAGTCCTTGGGATTGCGGTTTTATGTACTAAATGATCTTTATTAAATAAAGCAAAGTTTGTTTCATATAAAGCTAATTAGTGAATAATAGAACAAGGCATAAATACATCTAACCtccattaatttgaaaattcatcataCCTCGcttattttagtttgaaaattcattaGATATTCCCGTTATTTTGAGTGAGAGAGGTAAATCAATAGAAATGAAATATACTTAACCAAATTAAACCTCTTGTTTTGCTGATATAGAGGAACTCTCCTCGGTGGCATTGTTCAATTCATGTAATGATATTTTTCAaatcacgactttaaaacatgtttatatgATTAAAATGAGTCTTTGGAAATATAGCATCAAGAACTTTTTTCTCAATCCGATGTAAGATATCAAAACTAATGTTTCTACaatcttcaacaaaacaacatGCCCTACTTCACCCTAATGATTGATTCATTCTTCTTTAGCTTCTTgattagaatgattaaaaaatccTTATATTGTGTCGGTCATTCTGTGATTTAGCACCACTGCGGAGAAACCATACATCCCTTTCTCTGCTGTATCATTAATCCTCTTAGTTATAGTGATTAATGATGGTTTTGACGGAACATGCCTTCTAGGAAGCGGTGGCTCTGCTATCTGCTTACCACTGAGATAAACTCAAGTTGCAAAACCATGAAAGCCACAAAAATATACAGCTAGGCAATAAATCCATTAATTGTTCTTTTGATGCTGGCAAAGACTGTGATGTGAGGCACAATTGTGTGGAAAAGATCATTCTTCTCTTGCAAGGCTATCCACATCGATGCCCTCAGCACAAAGGGCACCCTATTGCAATACCAGACGTATCCATAAAGTCAGACatgcaaacaaacaaaaatgtaatttctCATTTACTTCGAACGATAAGAAAACTTGGGTGAAGATGTATCTGCAGCTAGGATCATTATACACTGAACCTTTTTCTATGTTAATCTATATTTGACAAtaggaatgtttttattttagtctTCGCATCTGCCTAAAAATCACACACTCTCATTTTGGACAGCCAAACTCAATTTCCAACAAAATGGTTGTTGTGGTTAGGAAATATCTAAGTTCGTGACATTAAGCTGGCTTTGAACTTGTGCAATGATCTCAGCTGAGTCCCGGAGTCGCTGAGCTTCCTCATCGGTTAGATGAACGTTAGCCACACCAAGAACCCCGCTCCTTCCAAGCTGCACAGGCAGGCTCAAGAACACCTCATCACCATCAATGCCATAGAAGCCCTTAGCAAGAATGGACACAGGATGGATTCGCCTCTGGTCCCTTAGTATGGTTCTAGCCAGGCTGGCCACCGAGTAACCTATCGCCCATGACGTACACGCCTTCAGACTAATCACTTCATATGCGCTATTGATAACTTCTTTGTGTATATTCTCCAGGGTCTCCTTACTGAAGGTGATCTGTTGATTCTCTAAGAAACCCAGTATTGGAACTCCTCCCACACTTATGCTCGACCACAGCGCCACCGAGCTGTCACCGTGCTCCCCAACAATGAACGCCTGCAAGAAATGGTAAAGTATAGGACTTATTTCCTGATTGGCTGCCAAGAAATCGGTGAGAAAGGAGGAGAAAATTGGAATGCTGACCACAAAAACTAGGTGTTGAATAGTAGCCATAAGACTAACCTTTTTTTCAAAGTCTCaccatcaatttttttcatgtttatatatatataatatgaataattatgttattaaatattagaaaaaataattaaaacatctTACCTGAACATCTTGAGCGCTAACATCAAGATGATCTGCTATTAAAAATCGAAACCTCGATGAATCAAGATTAGTCCCCGATCCAATCACCCGATTAGATGGAAAGCCGGACAACTTCCATGCAACATACGTTAGTACGTCCACCGGGTTCGTTACTATAAGTAGTATGGAATCAGGTGAGGAGTGTGCAAGTTGA contains:
- the LOC100259034 gene encoding putative lipid-binding protein At4g00165; amino-acid sequence: MVCCMKREMASWGSKVAALLILLNIFFFSCVSCNGVPCPPSTPPAPTVPKSPPKKPAPTVPTPPPKKSAKCPKDTLKFGACANWLGLVGEVVGTPPSSKCCALVAGLADLEAALCFCTAIKANVLGAIKVEVPVALTLLVNACGKKVPEGFVCA
- the LOC100248878 gene encoding L-lactate dehydrogenase B: MTSMEKSSSASSLGPLGLDIAQSFFKPIQQAAPPSPTKRHTKISVIGVGNVGMAIAQTILTQGLIDELALVDVNPDKLRGEMLDLQHAAAFLPRTKILASVDYSVTAGSDLCIVTAGVRQGSGESRLNLVQRNVKLFSCIIPQLAHSSPDSILLIVTNPVDVLTYVAWKLSGFPSNRVIGSGTNLDSSRFRFLIADHLDVSAQDVQAFIVGEHGDSSVALWSSISVGGVPILGFLENQQITFSKETLENIHKEVINSAYEVISLKACTSWAIGYSVASLARTILRDQRRIHPVSILAKGFYGIDGDEVFLSLPVQLGRSGVLGVANVHLTDEEAQRLRDSAEIIAQVQSQLNVTNLDIS